From Propionispora vibrioides, the proteins below share one genomic window:
- a CDS encoding DHA2 family efflux MFS transporter permease subunit, producing MADTSVKQHHPLLVSMAVSLAAFMEVLDTTIANVALSQIAGSIGASSDESTWVLTSYLVANGIVLPLSGWLSDLMGRKNFFLVCILGFTLTSFLCGIASSLPMLIVFRLLQGLAGGGLQPTQQAIIKDSFPPEKLGMAFAITGITTVLAPILGPTLGGYITDNFNWRWIFFMNVPVGLLAVSLVKMLVVDPPSARRKKTGSIDYIGLSLVALGLGALQIVLDKGQQEDWFDSSFIIIFACITVVALALAVFWLLQQKKPIVDLRLFSLRSFSMPCLMIFFVGFALYSSSTLLPMLLQSNFGYNATLSGMVISPSGIAVLCMMPFAGRLVNKIKARYLVSFGMLTTAAGLWATSLLTPQTDYTTFVAVRILQMVGLPFLFVPASTLAFSEIPPEKSSNASAIVSLMRNLGGSIGISLVTSMLAHRQQIEQSNLVQHLTSADPAYVQSLASYTQTVENLGVPASQASSSAMGQIYQQLLHQASILAYRDVYQIIVAVLVVLAVIALFMPDTQSRKKAPAVETH from the coding sequence ATGGCTGATACGTCGGTAAAACAACACCATCCGCTGCTGGTGTCCATGGCGGTCAGTCTGGCGGCCTTCATGGAAGTTTTGGATACCACCATCGCCAATGTGGCCTTGTCGCAGATTGCGGGTTCCATTGGCGCCAGTTCGGATGAAAGTACTTGGGTACTCACTTCCTATCTGGTGGCCAACGGCATTGTTTTGCCCCTTTCCGGCTGGTTGTCTGATCTGATGGGGCGTAAGAACTTTTTTCTGGTCTGTATTCTGGGCTTTACCTTGACCTCGTTTTTGTGCGGTATCGCTTCGTCCTTGCCGATGCTGATTGTTTTTCGTCTGTTGCAAGGCCTGGCGGGGGGCGGCTTGCAGCCGACCCAGCAGGCGATCATTAAAGACAGCTTTCCGCCGGAGAAACTGGGTATGGCCTTTGCCATTACCGGAATTACCACCGTGCTGGCGCCCATTTTGGGACCGACGCTGGGCGGTTATATTACCGACAATTTTAACTGGCGCTGGATTTTCTTTATGAATGTGCCTGTCGGTCTGCTGGCGGTGTCTCTTGTTAAGATGCTGGTGGTCGATCCACCCAGCGCCCGCCGGAAAAAGACGGGGTCGATTGATTACATTGGCCTCAGTCTGGTTGCTTTGGGGCTGGGGGCTTTGCAGATCGTGCTGGACAAGGGACAACAGGAAGACTGGTTTGACAGTTCCTTCATCATCATTTTTGCCTGCATTACCGTTGTTGCCTTGGCTTTAGCCGTATTCTGGCTGCTGCAGCAGAAGAAACCGATTGTCGATTTAAGACTGTTTTCCCTTCGCAGCTTTTCCATGCCCTGTTTAATGATCTTTTTTGTCGGGTTTGCGCTTTATTCTTCATCGACCTTGCTGCCCATGCTGCTGCAGAGCAATTTTGGCTACAACGCCACTTTGTCCGGCATGGTTATTTCACCCAGCGGTATTGCCGTCCTGTGCATGATGCCTTTTGCCGGCCGGCTGGTGAACAAGATAAAGGCCCGCTATCTGGTTTCCTTCGGTATGCTGACAACGGCGGCCGGCTTGTGGGCCACCAGTTTGCTTACGCCGCAGACTGATTATACCACTTTCGTTGCCGTCCGTATTTTACAAATGGTCGGGCTGCCATTTCTCTTCGTGCCCGCCAGCACGCTGGCCTTTTCTGAGATTCCGCCGGAGAAGAGCAGTAATGCCTCGGCCATTGTCTCCCTGATGCGCAATCTGGGCGGCAGTATCGGCATTTCGCTGGTGACCAGCATGCTGGCCCACCGGCAGCAAATCGAGCAGTCCAATCTGGTGCAGCATTTGACCAGTGCCGATCCGGCCTATGTGCAGTCGTTGGCCTCTTATACCCAGACGGTCGAGAATCTTGGCGTGCCTGCTTCGCAGGCTTCCAGTTCGGCCATGGGGCAGATTTATCAGCAACTCCTGCATCAGGCCAGTATTCTGGCGTATCGTGACGTGTACCAAATCATTGTGGCTGTGTTGGTAGTGCTGGCCGTCATCGCGCTATTCATGCCGGACACTCAGTCGCGAAAAAAAGCGCCTGCCGTGGAAACACATTGA
- a CDS encoding HlyD family secretion protein — MKISAKMVKICIVLLILLGGVGTYYYLQRGEVSTDNATIEGRTVVLSPKVQGYVKALYMTDNQLVKAGDVLLEIDPTDYIIKRDRAKAALAAAQAAANASRSQLATTSVSAPSSIEGAQAQVASAQAAWDKAYSDRGRMEALFNSGACSRQQLDAAVETEKAARSALDKAQADLRSASTAPNVIDAAKQTSEQLQAQVKQAEVDLAQAESDLANTKIIAPIDGRITKRSVELGNYVQAGQQLSSLVGTELWVVANYKETQLEHMVPGQKVEIRIDAFPNVKLTGTVDSLQAGTGAHFSLFPAENATGNFVKIVQRVPVKITFDNPPDEALHLGPGMSVIPTVHTEGAGPEHG; from the coding sequence ATGAAAATAAGTGCTAAAATGGTAAAAATTTGTATTGTACTATTGATTTTGCTTGGCGGAGTAGGGACTTATTATTATCTGCAGCGTGGTGAAGTTTCCACCGACAACGCTACCATTGAGGGGCGAACGGTGGTGCTCAGCCCGAAGGTGCAGGGCTATGTAAAAGCGCTCTATATGACGGATAACCAATTGGTTAAAGCCGGTGATGTGTTACTGGAAATTGATCCCACCGACTATATCATTAAACGGGATCGCGCCAAGGCAGCATTAGCCGCAGCGCAGGCGGCAGCCAATGCGTCCCGCAGCCAGTTGGCGACGACGTCCGTATCGGCGCCTTCCTCCATCGAGGGGGCCCAGGCGCAGGTCGCCTCGGCACAAGCCGCCTGGGATAAAGCTTATAGCGATCGCGGGCGGATGGAGGCGCTGTTTAACAGTGGCGCCTGCTCGCGGCAGCAGCTTGACGCCGCCGTAGAAACGGAAAAGGCTGCCCGTTCGGCCCTGGACAAAGCTCAGGCCGATCTTCGTTCGGCCAGCACCGCTCCCAATGTGATTGACGCTGCTAAACAAACCAGTGAGCAGCTTCAGGCTCAGGTGAAACAGGCTGAAGTCGATTTGGCCCAGGCCGAAAGCGATCTGGCCAATACGAAGATTATCGCGCCCATTGACGGACGCATTACCAAACGCAGTGTGGAACTGGGTAACTATGTGCAGGCTGGACAACAGCTTTCCTCATTGGTTGGGACCGAGCTGTGGGTGGTGGCCAACTATAAGGAAACCCAGCTCGAACACATGGTGCCGGGCCAAAAGGTAGAAATCCGGATTGATGCTTTCCCCAATGTAAAGCTGACCGGGACAGTGGACAGCTTGCAGGCCGGAACAGGCGCTCATTTCTCCCTGTTCCCGGCAGAAAATGCCACAGGCAATTTTGTTAAAATCGTGCAGCGGGTTCCTGTGAAAATTACCTTTGACAATCCGCCGGACGAAGCGCTCCATCTGGGACCGGGCATGTCGGTCATCCCTACCGTGCACACGGAAGGCGCAGGCCCTGAGCATGGCTGA
- a CDS encoding TetR/AcrR family transcriptional regulator, translating into MRSECKCKLIEIATPLFATKGFAGVSVRDVTDAAAMNVSAVSYHFNGKGGLYQAVLEEQFVPIRQALDLAQSEELTSPIERLSFYAEQVFHIHAARPFLVRFMMAEVNNPTDYGSEVIEKHLSQVYQFVLATLQEGIDGGSLRSEVDITYAAIAFVGILNFYFISKPLVSKLTPLPAGINSEYVKQALQIYLYGIAHNRPEPVPAL; encoded by the coding sequence ATGCGAAGCGAATGCAAATGTAAATTGATTGAAATAGCTACGCCGCTGTTTGCCACCAAGGGCTTTGCCGGGGTTTCCGTCCGGGATGTAACCGATGCGGCGGCAATGAACGTGTCGGCCGTTTCCTATCATTTTAACGGTAAGGGCGGCCTGTACCAGGCGGTGTTGGAGGAACAGTTTGTTCCCATCCGGCAGGCTCTTGATTTGGCGCAGAGTGAGGAACTGACTTCGCCGATCGAACGGCTCAGTTTTTATGCCGAGCAGGTCTTTCATATCCACGCTGCACGGCCGTTTTTGGTCCGGTTTATGATGGCTGAAGTGAATAATCCGACCGATTATGGCAGCGAGGTAATTGAAAAACATCTTTCCCAGGTGTATCAGTTTGTGCTGGCAACGCTGCAAGAGGGAATAGACGGTGGCAGTTTGCGGTCGGAGGTGGATATTACCTATGCCGCCATAGCGTTCGTGGGCATTTTGAATTTCTACTTTATTAGCAAACCCCTGGTCAGTAAGCTGACTCCCTTGCCGGCCGGGATCAACAGCGAGTATGTCAAACAAGCCTTGCAGATTTATCTGTACGGTATTGCTCACAACCGGCCGGAACCCGTGCCGGCTCTGTGA